The Hymenobacter sp. DG01 sequence GGCTTTGCGGGCACCTTCGGCCAGCTTGCGGTCAATTTCCGGCAGGTTGTTGATGTAGAAGTTGAACTGCTCCCGCTCCTGCGCAAAACGGGTGCGGATGAGCTCGTAGAGGGCGGTTTTGGCGTGACCGTAGCCGTAGCCGCCGCGCAGGTAGTTCTGGCGCATTTCCTCTACCTCCGCCGGCGAGGCCAGCAGGGAATACAGCTTGAAGGTGGTATCGGTGTCGGGGTTTTTGGGGTCTTCCAGCGGGGTGCTGTCCGATACGATGCTGCGGATGGTTTTGAGCAGGGTCTTGTCATCCACGAAAATGTCGATGATGTTGCCGTAGCTCTTGCTCATCTTCTGCCCATCGAGGCCCGGAATAGTCATCAGCTGCTCATCTACGCGGGCCTGGGGCAGCATGAAGGTTTCGCCGTAGCGGTTGTTGAAAGCCGAGGCAATGTCGCGCGTGATTTCCAGGTGCTGGATCTGGTCTTTGCCCACGGGCACGAACTCCGCGTCGTAGAGCAGAATATCGGCGGCCATGAGCACGGGGTAGGTGAACAGGCCCGCATTCACGTCGGAGAGGCGGTTGCTTTTATCCTTGAACGAGTGTGCATTCGCCAGCATGGGGTAGGGCGTGAAGCACGAGAGATACCAGGTCAGCTCCGTCACCTGCGGCACATCCGACTGGCGATAGAACAGGTTCTTCTCGGTGTCGAAACCACAGGCCAGCCAGGCAGCCGCCACCGCGTAGGTGTTCTGGCGCAGCGTTTCGGCGTCGCGCACGGTGGTCAGGGAGTGCAGATCAGCAATAAACAGCAGCGACTCGTTAGCGCTTTGCTGCGACAGCTCAATGGCCGGAAGAATGGCGCCGAGCAGGTTGCCCAGGTGGGGGCGGCCCGTGCTTTGGATGCCGGTAAGAATGCGGGACATGATTGGGTTATCTAATTTGACCTGAATTGTACTCCTGAACAATAGCACGGATCTTATCCTCATCTAGAGCCTCTTGACTGATAAAGCTTACTATGTCAGGACGATCTTTGACAAAAGAGGAAAGTACAGGGCGAGCTTTTTTATCAACTAGAGGGATACTGACTAGCTGTTCTCCGCGCCGACGAATAAGTAAAAGGCCGACATATTGACCTCGGCTATACTTATCCTTCATGTTGCCCACCAAAAGTGTGTACTTCAAAAGCTCTACTCTACCAGTGTCCAACACCTCGGCAAAGTCTTGTCTAATATGATATTTTGGCGTCAAGGGCATGCCATTGTTCAACTCGAAATCATAAACAGGAACAAAAAGCCTATTGGAGACTTTGAATGATTTCACCTGTTTGGGAGAAAAAGACGATTTGCCTTTTTTCTCATTCGTTTTTAAGATTAACTCAGCCCCCATTCCTGATGAGTATTTAAGTTCGCCC is a genomic window containing:
- the trpS gene encoding tryptophan--tRNA ligase — translated: MSRILTGIQSTGRPHLGNLLGAILPAIELSQQSANESLLFIADLHSLTTVRDAETLRQNTYAVAAAWLACGFDTEKNLFYRQSDVPQVTELTWYLSCFTPYPMLANAHSFKDKSNRLSDVNAGLFTYPVLMAADILLYDAEFVPVGKDQIQHLEITRDIASAFNNRYGETFMLPQARVDEQLMTIPGLDGQKMSKSYGNIIDIFVDDKTLLKTIRSIVSDSTPLEDPKNPDTDTTFKLYSLLASPAEVEEMRQNYLRGGYGYGHAKTALYELIRTRFAQEREQFNFYINNLPEIDRKLAEGARKAQAYGTTILNKVREKVGYSAR